Proteins from one Podarcis raffonei isolate rPodRaf1 chromosome 1, rPodRaf1.pri, whole genome shotgun sequence genomic window:
- the ARF6 gene encoding ADP-ribosylation factor 6, with translation MGKVLSKIFGNKEMRILMLGLDAAGKTTILYKLKLGQAVTTIPTVGFNVETVTYKNVKFNVWDVGGQDKIRPLWRHYYTGTQGLIFVVDCADRDRIDEARQELHRIINDREMRDAIILIFANKQDLPDAMKPHEIQEKLGLTRIRDRNWYVQPSCATSGDGLYEGLTWLTSNYKS, from the coding sequence ATGGGCAAGGTGCTGTCCAAGATATTTGGCAACAAGGAGATGCGGATCCTGATGCTGGGCCTGGACGCGGCGGGCAAGACCACCATCCTGTACAAACTGAAGCTGGGCCAGGCGGTCACCACCATCCCCACCGTGGGTTTCAACGTGGAGACCGTGACTTACAAAAACGTCAAGTTTAACGTGTGGGACGTCGGGGGCCAGGATAAGATCCGGCCGCTGTGGCGGCACTACTACACGGGCACCCAGGGCCTGATCTTTGTGGTGGACTGCGCTGACCGGGACCGCATAGACGAGGCCCGGCAGGAGCTGCACCGCATCATCAACGACCGAGAGATGCGGGATGCCATCATCCTTATCTTTGCCAACAAGCAGGACCTTCCTGACGCCATGAAGCCGCACGAGATCCAAGAGAAACTAGGCCTGACCCGAATCAGGGATAGGAATTGGTATGTTCAGCCGTCCTGTGCCACCTCGGGAGACGGACTCTACGAAGGGCTGACATGGTTAACATCTAACTATAAATCCTAA